Below is a window of Terriglobia bacterium DNA.
CGTGAGAGGGGAGACGTCGACCCGAGATTCCAGATCGGTCTCGTCACGGTCAACTCGTACGTGGCGCTGGTCAACCATCTGCTGGGAAGCGGCAATCTCCACCCGTACGCGTTCTACGGGGTCCTCGCCGGCCTCTCCGGCGCGCTCTCGTCGTTCTCCGCCGAAGGGGAAGCGTGGGACGTGCCGCCGTACCTGCACGACGACCCCGGGCCGGCCTTCCGCGAGACCGCGAAGAAGATCGAGGATTACCTCGACCTGGCGTTTCCCAGGAAGTACGTGGAAGTCCGCCTGGCCTGGAACCCCGCGACCAGTTGCTACGAGGCCGCGGCGTCCGACGAGCACTTCAGCGAGAGCTACCGCTATTGCCTCGTCTGCGCCGGGGAGCGCCCCCCGGAGGCGATCCGCACCCAGGTTCACGGGACCGCCAAGGTCGGAGCTCCCGAGAGGATCCCGACGCTCAGGAACCTGGCGCTCCGGGGGGTCGCGATCCGGCCGCTGGACGTCGCGCCGCCGGAGATCCCGCGTCGGGCGGCCGCCTACTTCCACCTGGATCCGATCGGTCCGGAATGGGACAAGGTGCGCGAGGTGAAGCGCCTCGCGGTGTATCTGCCTTCTCTGACCGACCTCGCGCTTTCGCTGTTCGTGATCCGCCCCTGACCGACCCGAGGGAGGAGAGCCATGGAGACACCGCAACCTGGGCGACGGCGCTTCTCGACGGCCCCCCAGGCTCCCGCGTCGAAGCCCGCGTCCGAGGCGACCACGCTCCGGACCATCTACGCGCCGGTCCTGGCGTACGTGGTGCTGTTCCAGCGGACCGCGGACAAGGGGGGCGTCACGGCGGACAAGCTCCGGCAGGAGGTCCGGGGACTCCTGGACCGAGCGGGCCAGCAGGCGATGATCGCCGGCTACCGGCCGGAGAAGGTGAACTACGTCCGCTTCTCGGTGGTCGCCTTCGTGGACGAGGTCGTGCTCAACTCGGATTGGGTGTACCGGGCGGCCTGGATGGAGAGGCCACTGCAGTTCGAGGAGTTCGAGACCACGGTCGCCGGCGACCAGTTCTTCGACCGTCTCGAGGGGACCGCGGAAGTCGACCCCGAGGTGGCTGAGATCGACTTCGTCATCCTGAGCCTGGGCTTCAAGGGACGCTACGTCGGGAACGACAGCGAGCTGACCAGCGTTCGCCGGCGGCTGTTCCGGAAGTTCCCCCCCGAGGCGGTGCTGAGCGTGCCCCAATTGACCCCGGAGGCCTACGAAACCAAGGTCGAGGGGATCGAGGAGGTCGAAGACCGCTGGAAGGTCTGGCAGTGGGTGGTGGCGGGGGGATTGGCCGTCCTGGTCCTGATCGTTTGGGGGTTGCTGCAGTGGGGCCTCGGCGGGTCCGTCGGCGAGTATCGCGAAGGACTGTCCCGAATCGCGAGGTGATACGGCCATGCTGATGAAGCTGCTGGGGTTCCTGAGGACGTACCTGATCCCGGTCGCGGTCCTGGTCGTGCTGGCGGTCCTCGCGCTGACCCTCGGGCCGAGGGTGGGCCTGAAGAAGCCGTGGCACATCGTGGTCTTCGCGATCCTCCTCGCGCTGGCGATCGCCGTCGACCTCGTGATCTGGTTCCTCCAGCGGAAGCGGGAGCGGCAGTTCGAGACCGCGATCGTCCAACAGGCGCAGCAGGACATGGCGCGCGCCTCGGTGGCGCGGCGCGGCGAGATGGAGAACTTGATCGCGAGGTGGAAGGAGTCGATCCGGCTCCTCCGCGAGGCGAACCTCAAGGGGAAGAACGTCCTGCAGAAGCTCCCGTGGTTCGCGGTAATCGGCGAGTCCGGCTGCGGGAAGACCACGCTGATCAAGAACTCGGGGCTCGACTTCCCGATCGGCGACGCGAAGATCCGCGGGATCGGAGGCACCAAGAACTGCGACTGGTGGTTCGCGAACGAGGCGATCATCCTGGACACGGCCGGACGCTACGCGTTCGAGGTCCAGAGCGCGCCGGACCGAGAGGAGTGGGAGCGCTTTCTGACGCTCCTCAAGAAGACGCGAAAGCACAGCCCGGTGAACGGCCTCGTGGTCACGGTTCCGGCGGACTCGCTTCTCCGGAAGACGGAGGACGAGATCAGCACGTACGCGCAGCATCTTCGCGGGAAGATCAACGACCTGATGACGCGGCTCGAGATCGTGTTCCCCGTCTACCTCGTGGTGACCAAGGTCGACCTGGTGGAAGGGTTCGTCGGCTTCTTCAGTCGCTATCCGGCCAATCGGATCCGCGAAGCGGTCGGGCGCACGTTCGCCGACGTCCGCCCGGCGAGCTGCGTCGAGACCGCGGGAAAGACCCTCGACGACCTGTACGACCGGCTCTGCTCGATGAGCCTCGGGCTGATGGAGGAGGAGGACCCGGGGCCGCCCGCGCGTCCTTACCTGATGCACCCCGAGGAGTTCCACACGCTCGCGGGACGGCTCAAGATCTTCATCGAGTCCCTGTTCCGCGAGAACATCTACATGCGGAACCCGATCTTCCGCGGCCTCTACCTCACCAGCGGCACTCAGGAAGGAAGGACGATCACGACCGCCTTCGCGCAGGCGGCTGCGGGGCTGGGGATCGACCCGGATGTCCTCACCACCGCGTTCGCCGCCGAGACCCCGAAACGGGCGTATTTCGTCAGGGACCTTCTGAGCCGCATCCTCGTGGAAGACTCGCGGCGGGACCTGGTGCGTTCCCTGGCCCTCGGGGCCAAGCAGCAGTTCCTCCGGGCGCTCTATCGCGTGATCCTCCCGGTTGGAGCGCTGGCGCTCCTCTTCCTGGTGTGGGCGCTGGGGAGCTGGGCCGCCAGCCGCAACGACTGGCGCGCGCTCGCGTCGGCGATCGGCGACAGCCGGTTCATGAGCCGCGGGTCCGTTCGGGGACGGGACGTTTCGGAGGCGATGCGGGACCTTTCGCGGATCGGCGAGCTGCACGCCTCGGCGTGCGGGCGGTCCGC
It encodes the following:
- a CDS encoding DotU family type IV/VI secretion system protein, which encodes METPQPGRRRFSTAPQAPASKPASEATTLRTIYAPVLAYVVLFQRTADKGGVTADKLRQEVRGLLDRAGQQAMIAGYRPEKVNYVRFSVVAFVDEVVLNSDWVYRAAWMERPLQFEEFETTVAGDQFFDRLEGTAEVDPEVAEIDFVILSLGFKGRYVGNDSELTSVRRRLFRKFPPEAVLSVPQLTPEAYETKVEGIEEVEDRWKVWQWVVAGGLAVLVLIVWGLLQWGLGGSVGEYREGLSRIAR